A single Pogoniulus pusillus isolate bPogPus1 chromosome 27, bPogPus1.pri, whole genome shotgun sequence DNA region contains:
- the HELB gene encoding DNA helicase B isoform X1 yields the protein MAVRGQQRGAAVEELWGVLLPPQEDSDSEAEEEAEEDPHFAEAALLEESRPELAAALPPRRSVFIQEDHSKREYQVVGRFPLVGPWWRVNVKVKKIGAKYFVQGYPSYFLRTDIEENNRQVFSLFLTACDVPEAFRRGFFAWLPMDSLLSFRNLEEKLKQFQVSQVQAERKQRTTKDCDIFYYVSKSLAGKAVLVALTFPMILEFLPVLLPRHFCCLVDMLSWQTETEKNNGMDDKEVCFQEKMLRKLDEILKDDPWKLGFSRITYRELNLSYCEATWAAFCQCEHLLWKIPDLQKNALILYDQLKKQCREMGHTYEDQDELARFVSKDMSIEHVWQSLEFLKDQNIVIREKKLVFLPHLYRSERDIATCIGDLLLNDSWQLEVDVRKVLNGPVTSREIEENKMSITQAQEVEQQKGNCPDSSDCGNHFPEKELEAMSAIQTKAEVDLDQVTAMEKICSNPVTIISGKGGCGKSTIVSRLFSHLKQMEKEVEAASKDFEEDLDASEEWNTFDHLSEAENMYTKKMLNVLFAAPTGRAASLLREKSKLPAYTLHQIIYSFKSWKQSGKVLPWKFHHVTVLVVDEGSLVSVHVLSLVLKLLCEHSQLAKLIILGDTRQLPSIEPGNMLADMFEGLKSRGFTVELRTNHRAESQLIVDNASRISHRKFPEFDEVLKVSDWNKEMTMPSPEKKFILVALPAGGDSSSAHDLQTAIKTLLKKGPGLEDAKQSQFIAFRRQDCDLINELCCQHYSNHVTRDHKNRLVFQVDDKISCMRNTYLRNLLADSGSEGDFDHQDCQSGNPTLTAALAEDDRRLCNGDIFFITEDVVIDKQRFLTISSTCGSTFHVKFKALKKLCHIKHAWARTIHTFQGSEENTVVYVVGSPGRQHWQHVYTAVTRGRCRVYVIAEEQHLRRAVTNKNVPRKTRLQRFLREAIAETSRCPNRPSSALVKSWQNQNPETQPVSLAEGGLNPPEPLTDLTEQPEFSSAALSEDRQKGIFQSPHKRQQMLLENSEDAAKVPSATAAQDSPLGSTRLQNLTLGKPTPRKLFKS from the exons ATGGCGGTGCGCGGCCAGCAGCGCGGGGCGGCCgtggaggagctgtggggggtgTTGCTGCCTCCGCAGGAGGACTCTGATTCGGAGGccgaggaggaggctgaagaggaCCCGCACTTCGCGGAGGCTGCACTGCTGGAGGAGTCCAGGCCGGAGTTGGCGGCCGCGCTGCCGCCGCGCCGATCTG TTTTTATACAAGAAGACCACTCCAAAAGAGAGTATCAAGTAGTTGGACGTTTTCCATTAGTTGGTCCTTGGTGGAGGGTTAACGTTAAAGTTAAAAAAATAGGGGCTAAGTACTTCGTGCAAGGATATCCTTCGTATTTCCTGCGGACTGACATAGAAGAAAACAACCGCcaagtcttttccctctttctcacGGCCTGTGATGTTCCTGAGGCGTTTAGAAGAGGTTTTTTTGCTTGGCTCCCTATGGATTCTTTGCTGAGTTTTAGAAACCTTGAAGAAAAGCTAAAACAGTTCCAAGTTTCCCAAGtacaggcagagaggaagcaaAGAACCACCAAGGATTGCGACATCTTCTACTACGTTTCAAAATCGC TTGCAGGAAAGGCAGTGTTGGTAGCTCTGACTTTTCCAATGATACTGGAATTCCTGCCAGTTCTTCTGCCACGCCATTTTTGCTGCCTTGTGGATATGCTGTCTTGGCAAACagagactgaaaaaaacaaTGGGATGGATGATAAGGAAGTATGTTTTCAAGAGAAGATGCTAAGAAAATTGGATGAGATATTAAAGGACGATCCATGGAAACTTGGATTCAGTAGG ATCACCTATAGGGAACTGAACCTTTCTTACTGTGAGGCAACATGGGCTGCCTTCTGCCAGTGTGAGCACCTCCTCTGGAAGATTCCTGACTTGCAGAAGAATGCATTAATTCTGTATGATCAGCTCAAGAAACAGTGCAGAGAGATGGGACACACTTACGAAGACCAAGATGAATTAGCTCGCTTCGTATCCAAGGATATGTCCATTGAGCACGTTTGGCAGTCTCTTGAGTTCTTGAAAGATCAGAACATAGTGATTAGGGAGAAGAAACTGGTGTTTCTGCCTCATCTCTACAGATCTGAAAGAGACATTGCCACATGTATAGGTGACCTTCTGTTAAACGACTCATGGCAGCTGGAGGTTGATGTGAGAAAGGTACTGAATGGTCCTGTGACATCGAGAGAAATAGAAGAGAATAAAATGAGCATTACCCAGGCTCAGGAGgtggagcagcagaaggggaattGTCCAGACAGCTCTGACTGTGGAAATCACTTTCCTGAAAAGGAACTGGAGGCTATGTCTGCTATCCAAACTAAAGCAGAGGTGGACTTGGATCAAGTGACTGCTATGGAAAAGATTTGTTCTAATCCTGTCACAATCATAAGtggaaaaggaggctgtgggaagAGTACAATAGTTAGCCGCCTCTTTAGTCACTTAAAGCAGATGGAAAAAGAAGTGGAAGCTGCTTCCAAGGACTTTGAAGAAGACCTGGATGCATCTGAGGAATGGAATACCTTTGATCATCTGTCAGAGGCAGAAAACATGTACACAAAAAAGATGTTGAATGTACTGTTTGCTGCACCAACAGGGAGGGCTGCCAGCCTTTTGCGTGAAAAAAGTAAGCTTCCTGCGTATACACTGCATCAG ATCATCTATAGTTTTAAGTCATGGAAGCAAAGTGGGAAAGTTCTTCCGTGGAAGTTTCATCATGTGACGGTTCTGGTTGTGGATGAAGGAAGTTTGGTGTCTGTGCACGTCCTTAGTTTAGTTTTAAAACTCTTGTGTGAGCATTCTCAGCTTGCCAAACTTATTATTCTAG GTGATACAAGACAACTGCCAAGCATAGAGCCAGGAAACATGTTAGCTGATATGTTTGAGGGTCTAAAATCAAGAGGCTTCACTGTGGAACTGCGAACTAATCACAGAGCCGAATCACAGCTAATTGTAGATAATGCATCAAG AATCTCTCACCGGAAGTTTCCTGAATTTGATGAAGTGCTGAAAGTTTCTGACTGGAATAAGGAAATGACAATGCCAAGCCCAGAGAAGAAATTCATCCTTGTTGCTTTACCTGCTGGCGGGGATTCTAGCAGTGCACATG ATCTGCAAACAGCCATAAAGACTTTACTTAAGAAAGGACCAGGATTGGAGGATGCCAAGCAGTCACAGTTCATTGCTTTCAGAAG GCAAGATTGTGATCTAATAAATGAACTTTGTTGCCAACACTATTCAAATCACGTAACCAG AGACCATAAAAACCGACTTGTGTTTCAAGTTGATGACAAGATTTCCTGCATGAGGAATACGTATCTCAGGAATCTCTTGGCAGACTCTGGTTCTGAAGGGGATTTTGATCACCAGGATTGCCAAAGTGGAAACCCAACCCTGactgcagctcttgctgaggATGACAGGCGACTATGCAATGGAGATATATTTTTCATAACAGAG GATGTAGTCATTGATAAGCAGCGCTTCCTGACGATCAGCAGCACCTGCGGCTCCACTTTCCACGTCAAGTTCAAAGCGCTGAAGAAGCTGTGTCACATAAAACATGCTTGGGCCAGGACTATTCACACTTTTCAg GGGTCAGAGGAGAACACTGTTGTCTACGTGGTGGGCAGCCCGGGCCGACAGCACTGGCAGCACGTGTACACGGCCGTGACGCGGGGCCGCTGCCGCGTCTATGTTATAGCTGAAGAGCAGCACCTCAGGAGGGCAGTCACCAACAAGAACGTGCCCAGAAAAACTCGCTTGCAGAGGTTTCTCAGAGAGGCAATCGCCGAGACAAGCAGATGTCCTAACCGACCTTCCTCTGCCTTGGTGAAGAGCTGGCAGAATCAAAACCCTGAGACTCAGCCAGTTTCTTTAGCTGAAGGTGGTCTCAACCCACCTGAACCTCTGACTGACTTGACTGAACAGCCAGAGTTTAGTTCAGCAGCTCTCAGTGAAGACAGGCAGAAGGGCATTTTCCAAAGCCCACATAAAAGACAACAAATGCTTCTGGAGAATTCTGAGGATGCTGCCAAAGTGCCCTCT gcaacagcagcacaggattCCCCACTTGGGTCTACCAGACTGCAGAATCTCACGCTGGGAAAACCAACTCCTAGGAAGCTATTCAAAAGCTAA
- the HELB gene encoding DNA helicase B isoform X2 has protein sequence MAVRGQQRGAAVEELWGVLLPPQEDSDSEAEEEAEEDPHFAEAALLEESRPELAAALPPRRSVFIQEDHSKREYQVVGRFPLVGPWWRVNVKVKKIGAKYFVQGYPSYFLRTDIEENNRQVFSLFLTACDVPEAFRRGFFAWLPMDSLLSFRNLEEKLKQFQVSQVQAERKQRTTKDCDIFYYVSKSLAGKAVLVALTFPMILEFLPVLLPRHFCCLVDMLSWQTETEKNNGMDDKEVCFQEKMLRKLDEILKDDPWKLGFSRITYRELNLSYCEATWAAFCQCEHLLWKIPDLQKNALILYDQLKKQCREMGHTYEDQDELARFVSKDMSIEHVWQSLEFLKDQNIVIREKKLVFLPHLYRSERDIATCIGDLLLNDSWQLEVDVRKVLNGPVTSREIEENKMSITQAQEVEQQKGNCPDSSDCGNHFPEKELEAMSAIQTKAEVDLDQVTAMEKICSNPVTIISGKGGCGKSTIVSRLFSHLKQMEKEVEAASKDFEEDLDASEEWNTFDHLSEAENMYTKKMLNVLFAAPTGRAASLLREKSKLPAYTLHQIIYSFKSWKQSGKVLPWKFHHVTVLVVDEGSLVSVHVLSLVLKLLCEHSQLAKLIILGDTRQLPSIEPGNMLADMFEGLKSRGFTVELRTNHRAESQLIVDNASRISHRKFPEFDEVLKVSDWNKEMTMPSPEKKFILVALPAGGDSSSAHDLQTAIKTLLKKGPGLEDAKQSQFIAFRRDHKNRLVFQVDDKISCMRNTYLRNLLADSGSEGDFDHQDCQSGNPTLTAALAEDDRRLCNGDIFFITEDVVIDKQRFLTISSTCGSTFHVKFKALKKLCHIKHAWARTIHTFQGSEENTVVYVVGSPGRQHWQHVYTAVTRGRCRVYVIAEEQHLRRAVTNKNVPRKTRLQRFLREAIAETSRCPNRPSSALVKSWQNQNPETQPVSLAEGGLNPPEPLTDLTEQPEFSSAALSEDRQKGIFQSPHKRQQMLLENSEDAAKVPSATAAQDSPLGSTRLQNLTLGKPTPRKLFKS, from the exons ATGGCGGTGCGCGGCCAGCAGCGCGGGGCGGCCgtggaggagctgtggggggtgTTGCTGCCTCCGCAGGAGGACTCTGATTCGGAGGccgaggaggaggctgaagaggaCCCGCACTTCGCGGAGGCTGCACTGCTGGAGGAGTCCAGGCCGGAGTTGGCGGCCGCGCTGCCGCCGCGCCGATCTG TTTTTATACAAGAAGACCACTCCAAAAGAGAGTATCAAGTAGTTGGACGTTTTCCATTAGTTGGTCCTTGGTGGAGGGTTAACGTTAAAGTTAAAAAAATAGGGGCTAAGTACTTCGTGCAAGGATATCCTTCGTATTTCCTGCGGACTGACATAGAAGAAAACAACCGCcaagtcttttccctctttctcacGGCCTGTGATGTTCCTGAGGCGTTTAGAAGAGGTTTTTTTGCTTGGCTCCCTATGGATTCTTTGCTGAGTTTTAGAAACCTTGAAGAAAAGCTAAAACAGTTCCAAGTTTCCCAAGtacaggcagagaggaagcaaAGAACCACCAAGGATTGCGACATCTTCTACTACGTTTCAAAATCGC TTGCAGGAAAGGCAGTGTTGGTAGCTCTGACTTTTCCAATGATACTGGAATTCCTGCCAGTTCTTCTGCCACGCCATTTTTGCTGCCTTGTGGATATGCTGTCTTGGCAAACagagactgaaaaaaacaaTGGGATGGATGATAAGGAAGTATGTTTTCAAGAGAAGATGCTAAGAAAATTGGATGAGATATTAAAGGACGATCCATGGAAACTTGGATTCAGTAGG ATCACCTATAGGGAACTGAACCTTTCTTACTGTGAGGCAACATGGGCTGCCTTCTGCCAGTGTGAGCACCTCCTCTGGAAGATTCCTGACTTGCAGAAGAATGCATTAATTCTGTATGATCAGCTCAAGAAACAGTGCAGAGAGATGGGACACACTTACGAAGACCAAGATGAATTAGCTCGCTTCGTATCCAAGGATATGTCCATTGAGCACGTTTGGCAGTCTCTTGAGTTCTTGAAAGATCAGAACATAGTGATTAGGGAGAAGAAACTGGTGTTTCTGCCTCATCTCTACAGATCTGAAAGAGACATTGCCACATGTATAGGTGACCTTCTGTTAAACGACTCATGGCAGCTGGAGGTTGATGTGAGAAAGGTACTGAATGGTCCTGTGACATCGAGAGAAATAGAAGAGAATAAAATGAGCATTACCCAGGCTCAGGAGgtggagcagcagaaggggaattGTCCAGACAGCTCTGACTGTGGAAATCACTTTCCTGAAAAGGAACTGGAGGCTATGTCTGCTATCCAAACTAAAGCAGAGGTGGACTTGGATCAAGTGACTGCTATGGAAAAGATTTGTTCTAATCCTGTCACAATCATAAGtggaaaaggaggctgtgggaagAGTACAATAGTTAGCCGCCTCTTTAGTCACTTAAAGCAGATGGAAAAAGAAGTGGAAGCTGCTTCCAAGGACTTTGAAGAAGACCTGGATGCATCTGAGGAATGGAATACCTTTGATCATCTGTCAGAGGCAGAAAACATGTACACAAAAAAGATGTTGAATGTACTGTTTGCTGCACCAACAGGGAGGGCTGCCAGCCTTTTGCGTGAAAAAAGTAAGCTTCCTGCGTATACACTGCATCAG ATCATCTATAGTTTTAAGTCATGGAAGCAAAGTGGGAAAGTTCTTCCGTGGAAGTTTCATCATGTGACGGTTCTGGTTGTGGATGAAGGAAGTTTGGTGTCTGTGCACGTCCTTAGTTTAGTTTTAAAACTCTTGTGTGAGCATTCTCAGCTTGCCAAACTTATTATTCTAG GTGATACAAGACAACTGCCAAGCATAGAGCCAGGAAACATGTTAGCTGATATGTTTGAGGGTCTAAAATCAAGAGGCTTCACTGTGGAACTGCGAACTAATCACAGAGCCGAATCACAGCTAATTGTAGATAATGCATCAAG AATCTCTCACCGGAAGTTTCCTGAATTTGATGAAGTGCTGAAAGTTTCTGACTGGAATAAGGAAATGACAATGCCAAGCCCAGAGAAGAAATTCATCCTTGTTGCTTTACCTGCTGGCGGGGATTCTAGCAGTGCACATG ATCTGCAAACAGCCATAAAGACTTTACTTAAGAAAGGACCAGGATTGGAGGATGCCAAGCAGTCACAGTTCATTGCTTTCAGAAG AGACCATAAAAACCGACTTGTGTTTCAAGTTGATGACAAGATTTCCTGCATGAGGAATACGTATCTCAGGAATCTCTTGGCAGACTCTGGTTCTGAAGGGGATTTTGATCACCAGGATTGCCAAAGTGGAAACCCAACCCTGactgcagctcttgctgaggATGACAGGCGACTATGCAATGGAGATATATTTTTCATAACAGAG GATGTAGTCATTGATAAGCAGCGCTTCCTGACGATCAGCAGCACCTGCGGCTCCACTTTCCACGTCAAGTTCAAAGCGCTGAAGAAGCTGTGTCACATAAAACATGCTTGGGCCAGGACTATTCACACTTTTCAg GGGTCAGAGGAGAACACTGTTGTCTACGTGGTGGGCAGCCCGGGCCGACAGCACTGGCAGCACGTGTACACGGCCGTGACGCGGGGCCGCTGCCGCGTCTATGTTATAGCTGAAGAGCAGCACCTCAGGAGGGCAGTCACCAACAAGAACGTGCCCAGAAAAACTCGCTTGCAGAGGTTTCTCAGAGAGGCAATCGCCGAGACAAGCAGATGTCCTAACCGACCTTCCTCTGCCTTGGTGAAGAGCTGGCAGAATCAAAACCCTGAGACTCAGCCAGTTTCTTTAGCTGAAGGTGGTCTCAACCCACCTGAACCTCTGACTGACTTGACTGAACAGCCAGAGTTTAGTTCAGCAGCTCTCAGTGAAGACAGGCAGAAGGGCATTTTCCAAAGCCCACATAAAAGACAACAAATGCTTCTGGAGAATTCTGAGGATGCTGCCAAAGTGCCCTCT gcaacagcagcacaggattCCCCACTTGGGTCTACCAGACTGCAGAATCTCACGCTGGGAAAACCAACTCCTAGGAAGCTATTCAAAAGCTAA